A single genomic interval of Carassius gibelio isolate Cgi1373 ecotype wild population from Czech Republic chromosome A22, carGib1.2-hapl.c, whole genome shotgun sequence harbors:
- the LOC127943037 gene encoding uncharacterized protein LOC127943037, whose product MSFTATPGHHGPWVHPQRRTRAGSRATASPPPAFEISIQNRFAPLRETGRDAVIIGDSIVRHVSATLAEGKVHTHCLPGARVLDVSAQIPAILKDGESPRAVVLHAGVNDTMLRQTETLKRDFRSLIETVRSTTPAATIVVSGPLPTYKRGHERFSRLFALNEWLLSWCKEQKLLFVNNWNLFWERPRLFHADGLHPSKIGAELLSDNISRTLRSM is encoded by the coding sequence atgtccttcactgcgacgccgggacaccacggaccctgggtgcatccacagcggaggacgcgagctgggtcccgggcgactgcttctccccctcctgccttcgagatctccatccagaaccgcttcgctcccctccgcgagacaggacgcgacgctgtgatcatcggagactccatcgtccgacacgtaagtgctacgttagccgaaggtaaagtgcacactcattgtttgcctggtgctcgtgttctcgatgtttctgcgcagatacccgcgatcctgaaggacggcgagagccccagagcggtcgtgcttcacgccggagttaacgacaccatgctgcggcagacggagacgctgaagagggacttcaggagcctgatcgagacggttcgcagcacgacgcccgcggcgacgatcgtcgtgtcaggaccactgcccacgtataaacgaggacacgaaaggttcagtagactttttgctttaaatgaatggttgttgtcatggtgtaaagaacagaaactgctatttgttaataactggaatcttttctgggagcgtcctagactgtttcacgctgatggattacaccccagcaaaattggagcggagcttctctctgacaacatctccaggacacttcgctccatgtga